The following coding sequences lie in one Pseudostreptobacillus hongkongensis genomic window:
- the ruvX gene encoding Holliday junction resolvase RuvX, whose translation MSVYLGLDVGDVRVGVAKSDMLGMFASAYEVIDRNKVNPFIRINEIILEEKVIGLVVGQPKTKDGQNAIQVEKVEKFLNELKKHLTNDIPIYFIDERYTTKEAEYYLKNFSKKNGKERRKVVDMIAATIILQNFLDKKIK comes from the coding sequence ATGAGTGTATATTTAGGACTTGATGTTGGAGATGTTAGAGTTGGTGTAGCAAAGTCTGATATGTTAGGAATGTTTGCATCAGCTTATGAAGTAATAGATCGAAACAAGGTTAATCCTTTTATTAGAATTAATGAAATAATACTTGAAGAAAAAGTAATAGGTTTAGTTGTAGGACAGCCTAAGACTAAAGATGGTCAAAATGCTATTCAGGTTGAAAAAGTAGAAAAATTTTTAAATGAATTAAAAAAACATTTAACTAATGATATACCTATATATTTCATTGATGAAAGATATACTACTAAAGAAGCAGAGTATTATTTAAAAAACTTTTCTAAAAAAAATGGAAAAGAAAGAAGAAAAGTTGTGGATATGATAGCTGCTACAATAATACTTCAAAATTTTTTAGATAAAAAAATTAAATAA
- a CDS encoding pyridoxal-phosphate dependent enzyme — protein sequence MENMYKMVIDSYERIKKYIIRTETYKSINFSDKNTEIYFKTENRQLLNCCKVRGAFAKLTTLNKDTEIVAVSSGNHGMSVAYVGKKLGFSNVKIFLSEKTSINKIDKIKSFEPQVILKGKSYDEAHEYAINYSRENNAVFIDPCSDELALSGQGTLALEILEDYPEIDQIFVPLGGGGILGGVGAYIKGYNSKIKVIGVQTEMSPSMFESLKDNVRYDNFPAKGETICDALLGGVGETPYRLAPYILDEILIVEEKYVKEAIKLLLLKEKNLVEPSGSIGFAAYLQYREKFENKKNCIILSGGNIDEEILKSLEF from the coding sequence ATGGAAAATATGTATAAAATGGTTATTGATTCATATGAAAGAATAAAGAAATATATAATTAGAACAGAAACATATAAATCTATAAATTTTAGTGATAAAAATACTGAAATATATTTTAAAACTGAAAATAGACAATTATTAAATTGTTGTAAAGTAAGGGGAGCATTCGCTAAATTAACTACTTTGAATAAAGATACAGAAATAGTAGCAGTATCTAGTGGGAACCACGGTATGTCTGTTGCCTATGTAGGTAAGAAATTAGGCTTTTCAAATGTTAAAATATTTTTATCTGAGAAAACTAGTATTAATAAAATAGATAAAATTAAAAGTTTTGAACCTCAAGTTATACTAAAAGGTAAAAGTTATGATGAAGCTCATGAATATGCAATTAATTATTCAAGAGAAAATAATGCGGTATTTATAGACCCTTGCTCTGATGAACTAGCTCTTTCAGGTCAGGGAACTCTTGCACTTGAAATATTAGAAGATTATCCAGAAATAGATCAAATTTTTGTTCCACTTGGGGGAGGGGGGATATTAGGAGGAGTAGGTGCATATATTAAAGGGTATAATTCTAAAATTAAGGTTATAGGAGTTCAAACAGAAATGTCACCTTCTATGTTTGAAAGTTTAAAAGATAATGTTAGATATGATAATTTTCCAGCAAAAGGTGAAACTATATGTGATGCATTACTAGGAGGTGTAGGAGAAACACCTTATAGATTGGCTCCATATATATTAGATGAAATATTGATTGTAGAAGAAAAATATGTTAAAGAAGCTATTAAATTATTACTTTTAAAAGAAAAAAATTTAGTAGAACCATCAGGATCTATAGGATTTGCAGCTTATTTACAATATAGAGAAAAATTTGAAAATAAGAAAAATTGTATAATTTTATCTGGTGGAAATATAGATGAAGAAATATTAAAGAGTTTAGAATTTTAG
- the acpS gene encoding holo-ACP synthase, producing the protein MYKIGTDIVEVERIKKAIERTENFKTNVFSTKEIEYCENKKNKYESYAGKFAAKEAYFKAKGIGIEIPMRNTEILNDENGKPYILISGEKINGDVSISHTEHNAISFVILY; encoded by the coding sequence ATGTATAAAATAGGAACTGATATAGTAGAAGTTGAAAGGATTAAAAAAGCAATTGAAAGAACAGAAAACTTTAAAACAAATGTTTTTAGTACTAAGGAAATAGAATACTGTGAAAATAAGAAAAATAAGTATGAATCATATGCTGGGAAATTTGCAGCTAAAGAAGCATATTTTAAAGCAAAAGGAATAGGTATAGAAATTCCTATGAGAAATACAGAAATTTTAAATGATGAAAATGGGAAACCATATATTTTAATATCAGGTGAAAAAATAAATGGAGATGTAAGCATAAGTCATACTGAACACAATGCAATTTCTTTTGTTATTTTATATTAA
- a CDS encoding TatD family hydrolase gives MKNLVDTHLHLYDDTYDENRDEIIKQINEKLDFIVNISCDYETSLSCIEYANNNDKMFATIGYHPCDISKYDEDKMKELINISKNNNKIVAIGEIGLDYHWMNDPIEVQKEGFKKQIELAIENDLPIVIHTREALDDTLEIVKSYPKLRGIMHCYPGSYEEVLPILDRFYVGVGGTVTFKNNKIGHEMVEKMPIDRIVIETDSPYLTPVPFRGKPNNPVYVEYVVNKIAEIKNMDVEEVKRITTENAKKVYGICIK, from the coding sequence TTGAAAAATTTAGTTGATACACATTTACATCTTTATGATGATACATATGATGAAAATAGAGATGAAATTATAAAACAAATTAATGAAAAGCTAGACTTTATAGTTAATATATCTTGTGATTATGAAACATCATTAAGTTGTATTGAATATGCAAATAATAATGATAAAATGTTTGCAACTATAGGTTATCATCCTTGTGATATATCTAAATATGATGAAGATAAGATGAAAGAATTAATTAATATATCAAAAAATAATAATAAGATAGTTGCGATAGGAGAGATAGGGCTTGACTATCATTGGATGAATGATCCTATTGAAGTTCAAAAAGAAGGATTTAAAAAACAAATTGAGTTAGCTATAGAAAATGATTTGCCTATAGTAATACATACAAGAGAAGCTTTAGATGATACACTAGAAATAGTTAAAAGTTATCCGAAATTAAGAGGAATTATGCATTGTTATCCTGGTAGTTATGAGGAAGTGTTACCTATACTTGATAGATTCTATGTAGGTGTTGGTGGAACAGTAACATTTAAGAATAATAAGATAGGACATGAGATGGTTGAAAAAATGCCTATTGATAGAATAGTTATAGAAACAGATTCACCATATTTAACTCCAGTACCATTTAGAGGTAAACCAAATAATCCTGTTTATGTTGAATATGTAGTTAATAAGATAGCTGAAATAAAAAATATGGATGTAGAAGAAGTAAAAAGAATTACTACAGAAAATGCTAAAAAGGTGTACGGAATATGTATAAAATAG
- a CDS encoding phage virion morphogenesis protein — protein MRKVATAMQNKVKYRFHRGVDPDGNAWKPLKGREGKPLRDTERLLNSSTT, from the coding sequence ATGAGAAAAGTTGCAACAGCTATGCAAAATAAAGTAAAGTATAGATTTCATAGGGGAGTAGATCCTGATGGTAATGCTTGGAAGCCATTAAAAGGAAGAGAGGGAAAACCTTTAAGAGATACTGAAAGATTATTAAACAGTTCAACTACATAA
- a CDS encoding Dps family protein: MEKTIVALNQYLADLNIYYRKVQNYHWNVVGQGFFTVHAKLEEIYDAVNEKIDVIAERILSIGGRPYGTSKKYLEITKIVEANDEDITVKEALKHLISDTEYLLNSVRVLKEITDEEKDYGTSAELDSHILEYEKLLWTMKAYIK; this comes from the coding sequence ATGGAAAAAACAATAGTGGCTTTAAACCAATATTTAGCAGATTTAAATATTTATTATAGAAAGGTTCAAAATTATCATTGGAATGTAGTAGGACAAGGGTTCTTTACAGTTCATGCTAAACTTGAAGAAATCTATGATGCAGTTAATGAAAAAATAGACGTAATTGCAGAAAGAATATTATCTATAGGTGGAAGACCTTATGGAACTTCTAAAAAATATTTAGAAATTACTAAGATTGTTGAAGCAAATGATGAAGATATTACAGTAAAAGAAGCATTAAAACATTTAATTTCTGATACTGAATACTTATTAAATTCAGTAAGAGTATTAAAAGAAATTACTGATGAAGAAAAAGATTATGGAACAAGTGCAGAACTTGATTCTCATATATTAGAATATGAAAAATTATTATGGACAATGAAGGCATATATTAAATAG
- the hpf gene encoding ribosome hibernation-promoting factor, HPF/YfiA family, with amino-acid sequence MKIIISGKHLEMTESLKEYVETKISRITKYLENITETHVTLTVENTKSEGKVYRAIALTSVPNKTIRVEEEKDDLYSAIDILADSLERQVRKYKEKMKDRD; translated from the coding sequence ATGAAAATAATAATAAGCGGAAAACATTTAGAAATGACAGAATCCTTAAAGGAATATGTAGAAACAAAAATTTCAAGAATTACTAAATATCTTGAAAATATAACTGAAACACATGTTACTTTAACTGTTGAAAATACTAAGTCTGAAGGTAAAGTATATAGGGCTATAGCATTAACTTCAGTACCTAACAAAACTATTAGAGTAGAGGAAGAAAAAGATGACTTATACTCTGCTATAGATATATTAGCAGACTCACTTGAAAGACAAGTAAGAAAATATAAAGAAAAAATGAAAGATAGAGATTAG